From one Enterobacter kobei genomic stretch:
- a CDS encoding AsmA family protein, whose amino-acid sequence MKRIGKLLIFLLIALLVLILAGYFLIQTRWGAAQVGHWVTDNSDYQLTVEAVDHRFSSPSHVLLKNVTFGRKGQPATLDAKAVDIGFSSRQLTDPLHADTILLADGTLNLSPTTAPLPFQADRLQLNNMAFNSPATGWDLSAQRVTGGISPWQPKAGNVLGSQTQIQVSAGSMRLNGVPISNVLIQGSIDNNEVTLSTIGADMSRGSLTGTARRTANGGWIVDSLRLNDIRLQSDKSLSDFFTPLTTLPSLQIGRLEVTDARLQGPDWAVTDLDLSVRNLTLSNGDWQSDDGRLSMNASEFIYGSLHLFDPILNAEFSPQGVALRQFTSRWEGGMVRTAGNWLRDGKALVLDDAAIAGLEYTLPANWKQLWMDPLPGWLNAVVLKKFSASRNLVIDIDPAFPWQITALDGYGNNLQLARDGKWGVWGGNAKLNGAAATFNRVDVRRPSLALNANNTAVNISELSAFTGQGLLEATAVVSQLADRQVKVSLNGRGVPVNVLQQWGWPALPISGDGNIQLTASGNVKASTPLKPTVNAELKVLNTEKQQITQTMRNGEVSTAQPVTTPSP is encoded by the coding sequence ATGAAACGCATTGGAAAACTGCTGATTTTTTTGCTGATCGCGCTGCTGGTGTTGATTCTGGCGGGCTATTTTTTGATCCAGACGCGCTGGGGGGCGGCACAGGTCGGCCACTGGGTCACCGATAACAGCGACTACCAGCTCACCGTCGAGGCGGTGGATCACCGTTTTTCTTCGCCTTCCCATGTGCTGTTAAAAAACGTTACTTTTGGCCGTAAAGGTCAGCCCGCCACCCTGGATGCGAAAGCGGTAGATATTGGCTTCAGCAGCCGTCAGCTCACCGATCCGCTGCATGCCGACACGATTTTACTGGCTGACGGGACGCTGAATTTATCCCCCACCACCGCCCCGCTGCCTTTCCAGGCGGACCGCCTGCAACTGAACAATATGGCGTTCAACAGCCCGGCGACCGGCTGGGATCTCAGCGCCCAGCGCGTCACCGGCGGCATCAGCCCCTGGCAGCCGAAAGCGGGCAATGTGCTGGGCAGCCAGACGCAGATCCAGGTGAGCGCAGGCTCAATGAGGCTCAATGGCGTCCCCATCAGCAATGTCCTCATTCAGGGCAGTATCGATAACAATGAGGTGACGCTGAGCACCATTGGCGCGGACATGTCCCGCGGCTCACTCACCGGCACCGCCCGCCGCACGGCCAACGGCGGCTGGATTGTCGACAGCCTGCGCCTCAATGACATCCGTCTGCAAAGCGATAAATCCCTGAGTGATTTCTTCACGCCGCTTACCACGCTGCCGTCGTTACAAATCGGCAGGCTGGAAGTCACCGACGCACGTCTGCAGGGGCCGGACTGGGCAGTGACCGATCTGGATCTGAGCGTGCGTAACCTGACGCTCAGCAATGGCGACTGGCAGAGCGACGACGGCAGGCTGTCGATGAACGCCAGTGAATTTATCTACGGCTCGCTGCACCTGTTTGATCCTATTCTCAACGCGGAGTTTTCGCCGCAGGGCGTGGCGCTGCGTCAGTTCACCTCGCGCTGGGAAGGCGGCATGGTACGCACCGCCGGCAACTGGTTGCGCGACGGCAAAGCGCTGGTGCTGGATGACGCCGCCATTGCCGGTCTGGAATATACCCTGCCCGCCAACTGGAAACAGTTGTGGATGGATCCTCTCCCCGGCTGGCTGAATGCCGTGGTGCTGAAAAAATTCAGCGCCAGCCGCAACCTGGTGATCGACATCGATCCCGCCTTCCCGTGGCAGATCACCGCGCTGGATGGCTATGGAAATAATCTGCAACTGGCGCGCGACGGCAAATGGGGCGTCTGGGGCGGCAACGCCAAACTGAATGGCGCGGCGGCGACATTTAACCGCGTCGATGTGCGTCGTCCGTCGCTGGCACTGAACGCGAATAACACTGCGGTAAACATCAGCGAGCTGAGCGCTTTTACCGGCCAGGGATTACTGGAAGCCACCGCCGTGGTGTCGCAACTAGCGGATCGCCAGGTGAAAGTGAGCCTCAACGGGCGCGGCGTGCCGGTGAACGTATTGCAGCAGTGGGGCTGGCCTGCGCTGCCGATTTCCGGCGATGGCAATATTCAGCTGACCGCCAGCGGCAACGTAAAAGCCAGTACGCCGTTAAAGCCCACGGTGAATGCAGAGCTGAAAGTGCTGAATACCGAAAAACAGCAGATCACACAGACGATGCGTAACGGCGAGGTGAGTACCGCGCAGCCCGTAACGACACCCTCTCCCTGA
- a CDS encoding nucleobase:cation symporter-2 family protein, with translation MSVNTVESENAQPVAPMHNSELIYRLEDRPPLAQTLFAACQHLLAMFVAVITPAMLICQALGLPAQDTQHIISMSLFASGVASIIQIKAWGPVGSGLLSIQGTSFNFVAPLIMGGTALKTGGADVPTMMAALFGTLMLASCTEMVLSRVLHLARRIITPLVSGVVVMIIGLSLIQVGLTSIGGGYGAMADHTFGAPKNLLLAGAVLAVIILLNRQRNPYLRVASLVIAMAVGYILAWALGMLPENTAPTSSNLIMIPTPLYYGLGIDWSLLLPLMLVFMITSLETIGDITATSDVSEQPVSGPLYMKRLKGGVLANGLNSFVSAVFNTFPNSCFGQNNGVIQLTGVASRYVGFVVALMLIVLGLFPAVSGFVQHIPEPVLGGATLVMFGTIAASGVRIVSREPLNRRAIMIIALSLAVGLGVSQQPLILQFAPDWLKNLLSSGIAAGGITAIVLNLVFPPEKN, from the coding sequence ATGTCCGTTAACACCGTCGAGTCTGAAAATGCGCAACCGGTTGCGCCGATGCACAATAGTGAGCTGATCTACCGCCTGGAAGATCGCCCGCCGCTGGCACAAACGCTTTTTGCCGCCTGTCAGCATCTACTGGCAATGTTTGTTGCGGTCATCACCCCGGCGATGCTGATTTGTCAGGCGCTCGGCTTACCGGCGCAGGACACGCAGCACATCATCAGCATGTCGCTGTTTGCCTCCGGTGTGGCGTCTATTATTCAGATCAAAGCGTGGGGACCGGTTGGTTCCGGGCTGTTATCCATTCAGGGCACCAGCTTTAACTTTGTGGCACCGCTGATCATGGGCGGGACGGCGCTGAAAACCGGCGGCGCGGATGTGCCGACCATGATGGCAGCGCTCTTTGGCACCCTGATGCTGGCGAGCTGTACCGAGATGGTCCTTTCCCGCGTGCTGCACCTGGCGCGCCGCATTATTACGCCGCTGGTATCCGGCGTAGTGGTGATGATTATTGGTCTGTCGCTGATCCAGGTCGGCCTGACGTCTATCGGCGGTGGCTACGGTGCCATGGCCGATCACACCTTCGGCGCACCGAAAAACCTGCTGCTGGCAGGTGCGGTTCTGGCGGTGATCATCCTGCTTAACCGCCAGCGCAATCCGTATCTGCGCGTCGCCTCGCTGGTGATTGCCATGGCGGTGGGTTATATCCTCGCCTGGGCGCTGGGTATGCTGCCGGAGAATACCGCACCGACCAGCAGCAACCTGATCATGATCCCCACCCCGCTCTATTACGGATTAGGCATCGACTGGAGCCTGCTGCTGCCGCTGATGCTGGTATTTATGATCACCTCGCTGGAAACCATCGGCGATATTACCGCCACCTCTGACGTCTCAGAACAGCCGGTTTCCGGGCCACTGTACATGAAGCGCCTGAAAGGCGGCGTGCTGGCGAATGGCCTGAACTCGTTTGTATCGGCGGTGTTCAACACCTTCCCGAACTCCTGTTTCGGACAGAACAACGGCGTGATCCAGCTGACAGGCGTGGCCAGCCGTTATGTCGGTTTTGTGGTGGCGCTGATGCTGATCGTGCTCGGCCTGTTCCCGGCAGTGAGTGGCTTCGTACAGCACATTCCTGAGCCAGTACTGGGCGGCGCAACGCTGGTGATGTTCGGTACCATTGCCGCATCCGGGGTGCGTATCGTGTCCCGCGAACCGCTGAACCGCCGCGCGATCATGATTATCGCCCTGTCGCTGGCTGTCGGCCTGGGCGTCTCCCAGCAGCCACTGATCCTGCAATTTGCGCCAGACTGGCTGAAGAACCTGCTCTCCTCTGGTATCGCCGCAGGCGGCATTACCGCTATCGTGCTGAACCTCGTTTTCCCGCCTGAGAAAAACTGA
- the recG gene encoding ATP-dependent DNA helicase RecG: MKGRLLDAIPLSSLTGVGAAQSSKLAKIGLVNVQDLLLHLPLRYEDRTQLYTIAELLPGIYATVEGEVLNCNVTFGGRRMMTCQISDGSGILTLRFFNFSAAMKNSLATGKRVLAYGEAKRGKYGAEMIHPEYRIQGDLSSPALADTLTPIYPTTEGIKQATLRKLTDQALELLDTCAITELLPAELAQGMMSLPEALRTLHRPPPTLQLADLESGQHPAQRRLILEELLAHNLSMLALRAGAQRFHAQPLAAQDQLKNQLLAALPFKPTGAQARVVAEIEHDMALDIPMMRLVQGDVGSGKTLVAALAALRAIANGKQVAMMAPTELLAEQHASNFRAWFEPLGIEVGWLAGKQKGKARVAQQDAIASGQVQMIVGTHAIFQEQVQFNGLALVIIDEQHRFGVHQRLALWEKGQQQGFHPHQLIMTATPIPRTLAMTAYADLDTSVIDEMPPGRTPVTTVAIPDTRRSDIIDRVRQACISEGRQAYWVCTLIEESDLLEAQAAEATWEELKLALPELNVGLVHGRMKPAEKQAVMQAFKLGELHLLIATTVIEVGVDVPNASLMIIENPERLGLAQLHQLRGRVGRGAVASHCVLLYKSPLSKTAQKRLQVLRDSNDGFVIAQKDLEIRGPGELLGTRQTGNAEFKVADLLRDQAMIPDVQRLARHIHERYPEQALALIERWMPETERYSNA; encoded by the coding sequence ATGAAAGGCCGCCTGCTTGACGCCATTCCGCTAAGCTCGCTGACCGGCGTGGGCGCAGCGCAGAGCAGCAAGCTCGCCAAAATCGGCCTCGTCAACGTGCAGGATCTCCTCCTGCATCTGCCTTTACGCTACGAAGATCGCACCCAGCTTTACACCATCGCCGAGCTGCTGCCGGGCATTTATGCCACGGTGGAAGGCGAAGTGCTGAATTGTAACGTCACCTTTGGCGGGCGTCGCATGATGACCTGCCAGATCAGCGACGGCAGCGGCATTCTCACCCTGCGCTTCTTTAACTTCAGCGCGGCGATGAAAAACAGTCTGGCGACAGGAAAACGCGTGCTGGCTTACGGTGAAGCGAAGCGCGGTAAATATGGCGCGGAGATGATCCACCCGGAATACCGCATACAGGGTGACCTCAGTAGCCCGGCGCTGGCAGACACTCTGACCCCCATTTATCCAACAACCGAAGGCATCAAACAGGCGACGCTGCGCAAGCTGACAGATCAGGCGCTTGAGCTGCTGGATACCTGCGCCATCACGGAACTGCTGCCCGCTGAGTTAGCCCAGGGCATGATGAGCCTGCCGGAAGCGCTGCGCACGCTGCATCGCCCGCCGCCGACCTTACAGCTTGCCGATCTGGAAAGCGGTCAGCATCCCGCCCAGCGCCGTCTGATCCTCGAAGAGCTGCTGGCGCATAATCTCAGTATGCTGGCCTTACGTGCAGGCGCGCAGCGTTTCCACGCCCAGCCGCTTGCCGCGCAGGATCAGCTGAAAAACCAGCTGCTCGCGGCGCTGCCGTTTAAGCCGACCGGCGCGCAGGCGCGGGTGGTGGCCGAAATCGAACACGACATGGCGCTCGACATCCCGATGATGCGTCTGGTGCAGGGCGACGTTGGCTCCGGTAAAACACTGGTGGCAGCCCTTGCCGCACTGCGTGCCATCGCCAATGGTAAACAGGTGGCGATGATGGCCCCCACCGAACTGCTCGCTGAACAGCACGCCAGTAACTTCCGCGCCTGGTTTGAACCGCTGGGTATTGAAGTCGGCTGGCTGGCGGGTAAGCAGAAAGGCAAAGCGCGCGTGGCGCAACAGGATGCCATTGCCAGCGGTCAGGTGCAGATGATTGTCGGCACCCACGCCATTTTCCAGGAGCAGGTGCAGTTTAATGGCCTGGCGCTGGTGATCATCGACGAACAGCATCGCTTTGGCGTTCATCAGCGGCTGGCGCTGTGGGAAAAAGGCCAGCAACAGGGCTTTCATCCCCATCAGTTGATCATGACCGCAACCCCTATTCCGCGTACGCTGGCGATGACGGCCTATGCCGATCTCGATACCTCTGTGATCGACGAAATGCCGCCGGGCCGTACGCCGGTCACCACAGTCGCCATTCCCGACACGCGCCGCAGCGATATTATCGATCGCGTGCGCCAGGCATGCATCAGCGAAGGCCGCCAGGCTTACTGGGTCTGTACGCTGATCGAAGAATCCGATTTGCTGGAAGCCCAGGCCGCAGAAGCCACCTGGGAAGAACTGAAGCTGGCGCTGCCGGAACTCAATGTCGGTCTGGTTCATGGCCGCATGAAGCCTGCCGAGAAACAGGCAGTGATGCAGGCGTTTAAGCTGGGCGAACTGCATCTGCTGATCGCCACCACCGTCATCGAGGTCGGCGTGGACGTGCCGAACGCCAGCCTGATGATCATCGAAAACCCGGAACGCCTGGGCCTTGCGCAACTCCACCAGCTACGGGGACGCGTAGGCCGTGGCGCGGTGGCATCCCACTGCGTACTGCTGTACAAATCGCCGCTGTCGAAAACCGCTCAGAAACGCCTGCAGGTGCTGCGCGACAGCAACGACGGCTTTGTGATTGCGCAAAAAGATCTCGAAATTCGCGGCCCTGGCGAACTGCTTGGCACGCGTCAGACCGGCAATGCCGAATTCAAAGTCGCCGATCTGCTTCGCGACCAGGCGATGATCCCCGATGTGCAGCGCCTCGCCCGTCATATTCATGAACGCTACCCGGAACAGGCGCTGGCGCTGATCGAACGCTGGATGCCGGAAACCGAACGCTATTCCAACGCCTGA
- the trmH gene encoding tRNA (guanosine(18)-2'-O)-methyltransferase TrmH produces MNAQRYARICEMLARRQPDLTVCMEQVHKPHNVSAIIRTADAVGVHEVHAVWPGSRIRTMASSAAGSNSWVQVKTHSTISDAVSHLKGQGMQVLAAHLSDKAVDFREIDYTRPTCIMMGQEKTGITQEALDLADQDIIIPMTGMVQSLNVSVASALILYEAQRQRQNAGLYKRENSMLPEDEQQRLLFEGGYPVLARVAKRKGLPYPHVNTQGEIEADDAWWATMQSAK; encoded by the coding sequence ATGAATGCACAGCGTTATGCGCGAATCTGCGAGATGCTCGCCAGGCGCCAGCCTGATCTGACGGTCTGCATGGAGCAGGTTCATAAGCCCCATAACGTCTCTGCTATTATCCGCACCGCAGACGCCGTTGGCGTGCATGAAGTGCACGCCGTCTGGCCGGGTAGCCGTATCCGCACCATGGCCTCTTCTGCGGCGGGCAGCAACAGCTGGGTGCAGGTTAAAACCCATAGCACCATCAGCGACGCCGTTTCCCATCTTAAAGGCCAGGGCATGCAGGTTCTGGCGGCACATCTGTCTGATAAAGCCGTCGATTTTCGCGAGATCGATTACACCCGCCCGACCTGTATTATGATGGGGCAGGAGAAAACCGGCATCACGCAGGAAGCGCTGGATCTGGCAGATCAGGACATCATCATTCCCATGACGGGCATGGTGCAGTCGCTTAACGTCTCCGTCGCCTCTGCCCTCATTCTGTATGAAGCCCAGCGCCAGCGGCAAAACGCCGGTCTGTATAAGCGGGAAAACAGCATGCTGCCGGAAGACGAGCAACAGCGCTTGCTGTTTGAAGGCGGCTATCCGGTACTGGCCCGCGTGGCAAAACGCAAAGGTCTGCCTTATCCCCACGTCAACACGCAGGGCGAAATTGAAGCCGATGATGCGTGGTGGGCCACCATGCAGTCAGCGAAATAA